In a genomic window of Pelotomaculum thermopropionicum SI:
- the PpsA gene encoding phosphoenolpyruvate synthase/pyruvate phosphate dikinase, whose amino-acid sequence MNSFVLWFREIDRTKLAAVGGKGVNLGELSRIAGIRVPEGFCVTTEAYKRTVSQNPEFNALLDRLSALKADDREGIGEISAQIRRLIEGTGIAADMAEEIARRLAELGEESAFAVRSSATAEDLPQASFAGQQDTYLNVRGKDAVLRHVSKCWASLFTDRAVVYRLQNGFDHRKVYLSVVIQRMVFPEASGIMFTADPVTSNRKVLSIDAGFGLGEALVSGLVNPDNYKVREGRIVDKKIPAKKTVVHAKGDGGTEVREIEPGRQNAQVLADEQILELAHLGRKIEAHFGRPQDIEWCLAGGELSILQSRPITTLFPVPENDGRMRIYVSFGHQQMMTDPIRPLGMSFFQFLAGNFPLRKAGGRLFWDVTHDLASPVGRRIVLSMMSKSDPLIVNAIRSLMRRKGFLSSLPRGKRSISMRTEGMSWALLFQIFKVYRKNDPAVVQDAVARCEASINELRQRIADVSGDGLFAFILEDQKQTKAMLYDPRGYGAIMAGVLASVWINSKMEKWLGEKSAADTLAQSVPNNVTSEMGLALLDVADVVRQHPAVIEYFHRAGDETFFADLAELEGGEEVARSLRAFLEKYGMRCSGEIDITRPRWNERPTALIPAILSNVKNFAPGARGVIFEERRQEAEQKEKELLSRLERLPGGRRKAKKTKRMISLLRNYIGYREIPQVRPRQALLDLQAGAAEGGRRSGGKGPPPGKGGRLLPVL is encoded by the coding sequence ATGAATTCTTTTGTGCTTTGGTTCCGGGAAATTGACAGAACAAAGCTCGCAGCCGTCGGGGGCAAGGGCGTCAACCTGGGGGAACTCTCAAGGATTGCAGGAATACGGGTCCCGGAAGGGTTTTGCGTCACCACCGAAGCGTATAAAAGAACCGTCAGTCAAAACCCGGAGTTTAACGCTTTGCTGGACCGGCTTTCGGCGCTCAAAGCGGACGACAGGGAAGGGATCGGCGAAATCAGCGCGCAAATCCGCAGGCTCATCGAAGGGACGGGCATTGCCGCGGACATGGCGGAAGAGATTGCCCGCCGGCTGGCCGAACTTGGCGAGGAGAGCGCCTTTGCCGTGCGCTCCAGCGCCACGGCCGAGGACCTGCCGCAGGCCTCCTTTGCGGGCCAACAGGATACCTATTTGAACGTCAGAGGGAAGGATGCCGTCCTGCGGCACGTCAGCAAGTGCTGGGCGTCGCTGTTTACGGACCGGGCGGTGGTCTACCGCCTGCAGAACGGCTTCGACCACCGCAAGGTCTACCTTTCCGTCGTTATCCAGCGGATGGTTTTCCCGGAAGCGTCGGGGATCATGTTTACGGCCGATCCCGTCACCTCCAACCGGAAGGTGCTGTCCATCGACGCCGGCTTCGGCCTGGGCGAGGCGCTGGTCTCCGGCCTGGTGAACCCCGACAACTACAAGGTGCGGGAGGGCAGGATCGTCGATAAGAAGATACCCGCCAAAAAAACGGTCGTCCACGCAAAGGGCGATGGCGGCACGGAAGTGCGGGAGATCGAGCCCGGGCGGCAGAATGCGCAGGTGCTGGCAGATGAACAGATCCTTGAGCTCGCGCATTTGGGCAGAAAAATCGAGGCGCACTTCGGCCGCCCGCAGGACATAGAATGGTGCCTTGCCGGCGGCGAGCTCTCCATTTTGCAGAGCCGTCCCATCACCACCCTGTTCCCCGTGCCGGAAAACGACGGGCGGATGCGGATCTACGTATCGTTTGGGCACCAGCAGATGATGACCGACCCGATCAGGCCGCTGGGGATGTCCTTCTTCCAGTTTTTAGCCGGGAATTTTCCGCTGCGGAAAGCCGGTGGAAGGCTGTTCTGGGACGTAACGCACGACCTGGCTTCGCCCGTCGGCCGCAGGATTGTGCTCAGCATGATGAGCAAGAGCGACCCGCTGATCGTAAACGCGATTAGAAGTCTAATGCGGCGGAAAGGTTTCCTGTCATCGCTGCCGCGCGGGAAGAGATCCATCAGCATGCGAACCGAGGGAATGTCCTGGGCGCTGCTTTTTCAGATCTTCAAGGTCTACCGTAAAAACGACCCGGCGGTCGTTCAAGATGCCGTTGCCCGTTGCGAGGCGTCGATTAACGAACTGCGGCAAAGGATCGCCGACGTCTCCGGAGATGGTTTGTTTGCCTTTATTCTGGAAGACCAGAAGCAAACGAAGGCAATGCTGTACGATCCGCGCGGCTACGGAGCGATCATGGCCGGGGTGCTGGCATCGGTTTGGATCAATAGCAAAATGGAAAAATGGCTGGGCGAAAAGAGCGCGGCGGATACCCTTGCCCAGTCCGTGCCCAACAACGTCACTTCCGAAATGGGTCTGGCGCTTTTGGACGTGGCGGACGTCGTCCGGCAGCACCCGGCGGTAATCGAATATTTTCACCGCGCCGGCGACGAGACCTTTTTTGCAGATCTGGCCGAACTGGAGGGGGGCGAGGAAGTCGCCCGCTCCCTGCGGGCGTTTCTGGAAAAGTACGGCATGCGCTGCTCCGGGGAGATCGACATCACCAGGCCCCGCTGGAACGAACGGCCCACCGCCCTTATTCCCGCGATCTTGAGCAACGTAAAAAACTTCGCGCCGGGCGCCCGCGGCGTCATCTTTGAAGAGAGGCGGCAGGAAGCGGAGCAGAAGGAGAAAGAGCTTTTGAGCCGCCTGGAGCGGCTGCCCGGCGGCAGGCGCAAGGCGAAAAAGACAAAGAGGATGATCAGCCTTCTGCGCAATTACATCGGTTACCGGGAAATACCCCAAGTACGCCCTCGTCAGGCGTTACTGGATCTACAAGCAGGCGCTGCTGAAGGAGGCCGCCGGTCTGGTGGAAAAGGGCCTCCTCCGGGCAAAGGAGGACGTTTACTACCTGTCCTTTGA
- a CDS encoding hypothetical protein (containing COG3848, Phosphohistidine swiveling domain): MEKGLLRAKEDVYYLSFEEFREAVRTGRLDYGVINKRKEEYEVYEKLTPPRVMTSEGEVVPGEFNPGKILKGALPGIPVSSGVVEGRARVVFDFADATVEDGDILVTRFTDPSWTPLFVSVRGLVTEVGGLMTHGAVIAREYGLPAVVGVDNATKLIKDGQQIRVNGTEGYVEVL, encoded by the coding sequence GTGGAAAAGGGCCTCCTCCGGGCAAAGGAGGACGTTTACTACCTGTCCTTTGAGGAATTCCGGGAGGCTGTGCGCACGGGCCGGCTGGATTACGGCGTGATCAACAAAAGAAAAGAGGAATACGAAGTCTACGAGAAGCTGACGCCGCCCCGGGTGATGACCTCCGAGGGCGAGGTCGTCCCCGGCGAATTCAATCCCGGCAAGATCCTTAAAGGCGCTTTGCCGGGCATACCCGTTTCCTCCGGCGTCGTCGAAGGCCGGGCGCGGGTCGTCTTCGATTTCGCGGACGCCACCGTAGAGGACGGCGATATTCTGGTCACCAGATTTACCGACCCCAGCTGGACGCCGCTGTTCGTATCGGTCAGGGGCCTGGTGACGGAAGTGGGCGGGCTGATGACCCACGGCGCCGTTATTGCGCGCGAGTACGGCCTGCCGGCGGTGGTGGGGGTCGACAACGCCACGAAGCTAATCAAAGACGGGCAGCAGATCCGGGTGAACGGGACGGAAGGGTACGTGGAAGTGCTGTGA
- the SunT gene encoding ABC-type bacteriocin/lantibiotic exporters, contain an N-terminal double-glycine peptidase domain: protein MPLTDPRGVWLLESGKVNVFSVAIKGDGVAGARDFLFEVEAGGLLFGLNPEGPEDEDEEKKIALLAAGLPGTRLWRVELDVFIQRVKLSAGADMFLPPLERWVKALAGSAGAAEPPEVRLLPSAGEPIQVRYAGESDVPLPLDSFHKASLRAVAGCRRKREEAERRRFRQKAGQDRLYFENAIKDMASVAQPGLKEGVRAATAGDPLFAACSLVGRAMNIEIVPSPRAAQDMPAKDPLRDIARASRIRIRQVALKGEWHTQDNGPLLAFTADDNRPVALIPLSPCRYQLHDPADNTTQPVDRQTARRLKPFAVAFYRPFPNKVLKLRDVLIFGSENCWKRDLLTVILMGVAGGLLSMVIPVATGIILDTIIPGGEKAQLLQMAFFLGASALAGLLFQLTRSLAVLRLEGRMEGAVMAAVWDRLLSLPVSFFKNYSAGELAMRAMGVSQIRRMLSGVVINNVLSSFFSLFNFGLLFYYSVKLAAVSTVFILVVTVIMAVLGYRQVGYERLVVGMSNRLSGLILQFLTGITKFRVAGAEKRAFYLITREFSEQRRMEYKSRMLAVQLSSFQAVLPVITSMAVFYAAVSLTGSTLGTGKFVAFNSALVSFMGSMTVLCQSFLSVNMIIPLFERSKPILETLPEYDEAKSDAGELTGVIEVSHVSFRYREDGPLVLDDVSLQAGEGDFVGIVGASGSGKSTLLRILLGFEKPVAGQVFYDGRPLEKLDIGSVRRQLGVVLQNSQLMSGDIYSNIVGANYHLTMDDAWEAARMAGLDQDIRDMPMGMYTLVSEGGATLSGGQRQRLLIARAIVNRPKIIFFDEATSALDNRTQAIVSASLEQLKATRIVIAHRLSTVVNCDQILVMDKGRVVERGTYEELMERGGFFAELARRQLA, encoded by the coding sequence TTGCCTCTGACCGATCCCCGCGGCGTCTGGCTTTTGGAAAGCGGCAAAGTGAATGTTTTTTCCGTCGCCATCAAAGGTGACGGGGTTGCCGGGGCGAGGGATTTCCTGTTTGAAGTGGAGGCGGGGGGGCTCCTGTTCGGCCTCAACCCGGAAGGACCGGAAGATGAGGATGAGGAGAAAAAAATCGCTCTTCTGGCGGCGGGCCTGCCGGGTACCCGGCTTTGGCGCGTTGAATTGGACGTGTTTATTCAGCGGGTGAAGCTGTCCGCCGGTGCGGACATGTTCCTGCCCCCGCTGGAACGGTGGGTGAAAGCCCTGGCCGGCAGCGCCGGGGCGGCGGAGCCGCCGGAAGTGCGGCTGCTTCCCTCCGCCGGGGAACCCATCCAGGTGAGATACGCGGGGGAAAGTGACGTCCCGCTGCCGCTGGACTCCTTTCACAAGGCGTCCTTGCGGGCGGTGGCCGGCTGCCGCAGGAAGCGGGAGGAAGCCGAAAGGCGGCGTTTCCGGCAAAAGGCCGGGCAGGACCGGCTGTATTTTGAGAACGCCATAAAAGACATGGCGTCCGTGGCGCAGCCCGGACTTAAGGAGGGTGTCCGTGCCGCAACCGCCGGCGATCCCCTCTTTGCCGCCTGCAGCCTGGTGGGCCGGGCCATGAACATTGAAATTGTCCCCTCGCCCCGGGCCGCGCAGGATATGCCTGCGAAAGATCCGCTGCGGGACATTGCCAGGGCTTCCCGCATCCGGATCAGGCAGGTGGCTTTAAAAGGGGAGTGGCACACTCAGGACAACGGTCCCCTGCTGGCCTTCACGGCGGACGACAACCGGCCGGTGGCCCTGATTCCCCTGTCCCCGTGCCGCTATCAACTGCACGATCCCGCAGACAACACCACACAGCCGGTTGATCGCCAAACCGCCCGGCGGCTCAAACCCTTCGCCGTGGCCTTTTACCGGCCCTTTCCCAATAAAGTGCTTAAGCTGCGTGATGTTTTAATCTTCGGGAGCGAGAACTGCTGGAAGCGGGACCTGCTGACGGTTATCTTAATGGGGGTGGCGGGTGGCCTGCTGAGCATGGTCATTCCCGTTGCCACGGGAATCATATTGGACACCATCATTCCCGGGGGAGAAAAGGCCCAGCTCCTTCAGATGGCCTTTTTCCTCGGAGCCTCCGCCCTGGCCGGGCTGCTGTTTCAACTGACCCGTTCCCTGGCCGTGCTGCGGCTGGAGGGAAGAATGGAGGGGGCCGTCATGGCGGCCGTCTGGGACCGGCTGTTGAGCCTGCCGGTGTCCTTTTTTAAAAACTATTCCGCGGGGGAACTGGCCATGCGGGCCATGGGCGTGAGCCAGATCCGCAGGATGCTGTCGGGTGTTGTCATTAACAACGTCCTTTCCAGCTTCTTCTCCCTGTTCAATTTCGGCCTGCTGTTCTATTACAGTGTCAAACTGGCCGCGGTGTCAACCGTCTTTATCCTGGTGGTCACGGTGATCATGGCGGTGCTGGGCTACCGCCAGGTGGGTTACGAGCGGCTGGTGGTCGGCATGTCCAACCGGCTTTCCGGCCTGATCCTGCAGTTTCTGACCGGAATAACCAAATTCAGGGTCGCCGGGGCCGAAAAAAGGGCGTTTTATTTAATAACCAGGGAGTTCAGCGAACAGCGAAGAATGGAATATAAAAGCAGAATGTTAGCCGTCCAGTTGAGCTCCTTCCAGGCCGTCCTACCCGTAATCACCTCCATGGCGGTTTTTTACGCCGCGGTATCTTTGACCGGCAGCACGCTGGGAACGGGTAAATTTGTAGCCTTCAACTCGGCCCTGGTCAGCTTCATGGGTTCCATGACGGTGCTTTGCCAGTCCTTTCTCTCCGTTAACATGATTATTCCCCTGTTTGAGAGATCAAAACCGATACTGGAGACACTGCCGGAATATGACGAGGCCAAAAGCGACGCGGGCGAACTGACCGGAGTCATTGAAGTCAGCCACGTGTCGTTCCGCTACAGGGAAGACGGCCCCCTGGTCCTGGACGATGTTTCACTGCAGGCGGGAGAAGGCGATTTCGTGGGTATCGTGGGGGCTTCCGGCAGCGGGAAATCCACGCTGCTCCGGATCCTGCTGGGGTTTGAAAAACCCGTCGCGGGGCAGGTTTTTTACGACGGCCGGCCGCTGGAAAAGCTCGATATTGGCTCGGTGCGCAGGCAGCTGGGGGTTGTTTTGCAAAACAGCCAGCTGATGTCGGGGGATATATACTCCAACATTGTGGGCGCCAACTATCACCTGACCATGGACGACGCCTGGGAGGCCGCGCGAATGGCCGGCCTTGACCAGGATATCCGGGACATGCCCATGGGCATGTACACGCTGGTCAGTGAAGGGGGCGCCACCCTGTCCGGAGGGCAAAGGCAGAGGTTGTTAATTGCCAGGGCCATCGTCAACAGGCCCAAAATAATTTTTTTTGACGAGGCCACCAGCGCCCTGGACAACCGGACCCAGGCCATTGTCAGCGCAAGCCTTGAGCAATTGAAAGCAACCCGGATCGTCATCGCGCACCGCCTCAGCACTGTTGTCAACTGCGATCAAATACTGGTCATGGACAAGGGCAGGGTGGTGGAGCGCGGCACCTATGAAGAATTGATGGAGCGGGGCGGTTTCTTCGCGGAGCTGGCCCGGCGGCAGCTGGCCTAG
- the SunT gene encoding ABC-type bacteriocin/lantibiotic exporters, contain an N-terminal double-glycine peptidase domain, whose product MERVKVPTVLQMEAVECGAASLAMVLAYWGRYVALEELRIACGVSRDGSKASNILKAARKYGLEARGYRREPDDLRRMTLPVIVHWNFNHFLVLEGFGRGKVFLNDPGSGPRAVTEEEFDQSFTGIVLAFEPGPDFVKSGGKPGILAALQKRLEGLQGALSYVILAGLLLVVPGLVIPAFARVFVDDILLGGKGNWLVPLLLGMGLTAALRGILTWIQQYYLVRLETKIALSTTARFFWHVLRLPVEFFTQRYAGDICTRVQSNDRVARLLSGQLATNALNCAMVVFYLILMAWYNLWLALVGAAAAVINILYLRYVSRKRVDQNRKLLQDLGKLSGAAMSGLQIIETLKATGSESDFFAKWSGYQAKALNAEQELGVSTQFLSAVPSFLTALTNAVVLVLGGYLIFNGEMTIGMLVAFQSLMTSFLEPVTGLVGLGSQLQEIEGDMNRIDDVLKYPVEKQAGEGAPAAGCGEKLEGFVELREVTFGYSPLDPPLIDHFNLKLTPGSRVALVGGSGSGKSTVAKLVAGIYKPWSGEILFDGIPRESIPRAVINHSLAIVDQEINLFQGTIRDNITLWDNTISESDLLRAARDACIHDEITVRPGGYDHPLAEGGSNFSGGQRQRLEIARALAGNPSILVLDEATSALDPPTEKAIDQGIRRRGCTCLIIAHRLSAVRDCDEIIVLERGRIVERGTHEELKNLNGHYAKLIQAG is encoded by the coding sequence GTGGAACGGGTAAAGGTTCCCACCGTGCTGCAAATGGAGGCCGTGGAATGCGGGGCGGCCTCCCTGGCCATGGTTCTGGCCTACTGGGGCAGGTACGTGGCGCTGGAGGAGCTGCGCATCGCCTGCGGTGTTTCCAGGGACGGCAGCAAGGCCAGCAACATTTTAAAGGCGGCGCGGAAATATGGCTTGGAGGCCAGGGGCTACCGGAGGGAACCGGACGATCTGAGGCGGATGACCCTTCCTGTGATTGTACACTGGAACTTCAATCACTTCCTGGTGCTGGAGGGATTCGGCAGGGGCAAGGTTTTCCTCAATGATCCCGGCAGCGGCCCCAGAGCCGTTACCGAAGAAGAGTTCGATCAGTCCTTTACGGGAATTGTGCTGGCCTTTGAGCCGGGTCCGGATTTTGTTAAAAGCGGCGGCAAGCCGGGTATCCTGGCAGCCTTGCAAAAGCGGCTGGAAGGCCTGCAGGGGGCCTTGTCCTATGTCATCCTGGCGGGGCTGTTGCTGGTCGTTCCAGGTCTTGTAATCCCCGCTTTTGCAAGGGTTTTTGTGGACGACATACTGCTTGGCGGGAAAGGGAACTGGCTTGTTCCCCTTTTGCTGGGGATGGGGCTTACAGCGGCGTTAAGGGGGATATTGACCTGGATCCAGCAATACTACCTGGTCAGGCTGGAAACCAAAATCGCCCTCTCCACCACGGCCCGGTTTTTCTGGCATGTGCTGCGGTTGCCGGTGGAATTCTTCACCCAGCGGTATGCCGGTGATATCTGCACCCGGGTGCAGAGCAACGACAGGGTGGCCCGGTTGCTGTCGGGGCAGTTGGCCACCAATGCCCTGAACTGCGCCATGGTTGTATTCTATCTTATCCTGATGGCCTGGTATAACCTGTGGCTGGCGCTGGTAGGGGCCGCGGCGGCCGTGATCAACATCCTGTATTTGCGGTATGTTTCACGGAAAAGGGTGGACCAAAACAGAAAGCTTCTACAAGATTTGGGGAAGTTGAGCGGCGCCGCCATGTCGGGCCTGCAGATAATTGAAACCTTGAAGGCGACGGGCTCGGAATCCGACTTTTTTGCCAAATGGTCGGGATACCAGGCCAAAGCGCTGAACGCGGAGCAGGAACTGGGGGTATCCACCCAGTTTTTATCGGCCGTTCCTTCTTTTCTGACTGCCCTTACCAATGCCGTGGTCCTGGTTTTGGGCGGTTATCTGATCTTTAACGGCGAGATGACCATCGGGATGCTGGTGGCTTTCCAAAGCCTGATGACCAGTTTTCTGGAGCCGGTCACCGGGCTGGTCGGCCTGGGCAGCCAGCTTCAGGAAATAGAAGGGGATATGAACCGCATTGACGATGTTTTAAAGTATCCCGTGGAAAAACAGGCCGGAGAGGGCGCCCCGGCCGCCGGCTGCGGCGAAAAGCTGGAAGGATTCGTCGAGCTGCGGGAGGTGACCTTTGGTTACAGTCCTCTGGACCCCCCTTTAATTGATCATTTCAACTTGAAGCTGACGCCCGGTTCCCGGGTGGCCCTGGTGGGGGGATCGGGCAGCGGGAAATCCACGGTGGCGAAACTGGTCGCCGGCATTTACAAACCCTGGTCCGGGGAAATTTTATTCGACGGGATTCCGAGGGAAAGCATTCCCCGGGCGGTCATAAATCATTCCCTGGCCATCGTGGACCAGGAGATCAATTTGTTCCAGGGAACCATCCGGGACAACATCACCCTGTGGGATAATACCATTTCGGAATCCGACCTGCTCCGCGCGGCCAGGGACGCCTGCATCCACGACGAGATCACCGTCCGGCCCGGCGGCTACGATCATCCGCTGGCTGAGGGGGGGAGCAACTTCAGTGGCGGGCAGAGGCAGAGGCTGGAAATTGCCCGGGCCCTGGCCGGCAATCCTTCCATCCTGGTGCTGGATGAGGCCACCAGCGCCCTGGACCCCCCGACGGAAAAGGCAATTGACCAGGGCATTCGCCGGCGCGGCTGCACCTGCCTGATCATTGCCCACCGTTTGAGCGCCGTCCGGGACTGTGACGAGATTATTGTTCTGGAGCGGGGCAGGATTGTCGAGCGCGGAACCCACGAAGAACTGAAAAATTTGAACGGCCACTACGCAAAGCTGATCCAGGCCGGTTAA
- the AcrA gene encoding membrane-fusion protein, whose product MRQDLFRKVALDKLSSPEQLDQLITVVSPRAWFALAAIGAIMVTAALWGIFGSIPTRVYGQGIVTKSYGVYNIIPAGSGRITDIRVSVGDQVKKGDVVARIEQPRLVEQINGLQDQLENLRNFDVNGPGPGEKKFLGPELYDLYELAGKIREARAALPYEEANYKNALSGKEHEIEIARITLRQARVNEANKQEYVDKLTWLYQNGAIAEIDLTGAKKDLELLRLQTRAAEEDLAKLTAGEWEETIITYRAKLQQAQLQLQLLEEKFDTTKAVKITETEEKIKKLQDELNLASEVVSQVDGRVLEVRCGKGDLVQPGMPLFSLERQGRTIKTEVVMYVRAEEGKKITPGMEAMISPTTVKKEEYGYMLGRVVSVSEYPATGQGMLHTLGNEDLVRKLAAQGASLELHIDLIADDSTTSGFKWSSPKGPPLKINSGTLCDGSVKVMEQRPVSLVIPALKKILSVN is encoded by the coding sequence ATGAGGCAGGATTTATTTCGCAAGGTGGCCCTTGACAAGCTGTCCTCCCCGGAACAGCTTGACCAGCTTATTACGGTCGTCAGCCCCAGGGCCTGGTTTGCCCTTGCCGCCATCGGCGCTATCATGGTTACAGCCGCTTTGTGGGGTATTTTCGGGAGTATTCCCACCAGGGTGTACGGTCAGGGAATTGTTACGAAAAGTTATGGTGTATATAACATCATTCCCGCCGGCTCCGGCCGGATTACCGATATCAGGGTTTCGGTGGGGGACCAGGTGAAAAAGGGAGATGTGGTGGCGAGAATTGAGCAGCCCAGGCTGGTGGAGCAAATTAACGGTTTGCAGGACCAGTTGGAAAATCTAAGAAATTTTGATGTAAACGGCCCCGGCCCGGGAGAGAAAAAATTTTTGGGGCCGGAGCTGTACGACCTGTACGAACTGGCCGGGAAAATCAGGGAGGCCAGGGCTGCCCTGCCCTATGAAGAAGCCAACTATAAAAATGCGTTATCCGGTAAAGAGCACGAGATAGAGATCGCCAGGATAACCCTGCGCCAGGCCAGGGTCAATGAAGCAAACAAGCAGGAATATGTTGACAAACTAACCTGGCTTTATCAAAACGGCGCAATTGCCGAAATTGATCTGACCGGCGCGAAAAAAGATCTGGAACTGCTGCGTTTGCAGACCCGGGCGGCCGAAGAGGACCTGGCCAAACTGACAGCGGGCGAGTGGGAGGAAACGATCATCACGTACAGGGCGAAACTGCAGCAGGCGCAATTGCAGCTGCAATTGCTGGAGGAAAAGTTTGACACCACAAAGGCAGTAAAGATAACGGAGACGGAAGAAAAAATAAAAAAGCTGCAGGATGAGCTGAACCTTGCCTCGGAAGTGGTTTCCCAGGTGGATGGGCGGGTATTGGAAGTGAGGTGCGGCAAGGGTGATCTTGTTCAGCCCGGAATGCCCCTCTTCAGCCTGGAGCGCCAGGGCAGGACGATAAAAACAGAAGTGGTGATGTACGTGCGGGCGGAGGAAGGAAAAAAGATCACGCCGGGGATGGAGGCGATGATTTCGCCCACCACCGTCAAGAAAGAAGAATACGGCTATATGCTGGGACGGGTGGTTTCGGTGTCCGAATATCCCGCCACCGGCCAGGGGATGCTGCACACCCTGGGCAATGAAGATCTGGTGCGGAAACTTGCCGCCCAGGGCGCGTCCCTGGAACTGCACATCGATTTAATTGCCGACGACTCCACCACAAGCGGTTTTAAGTGGTCTTCTCCCAAAGGGCCCCCGCTGAAAATCAACAGCGGCACCCTTTGCGACGGCTCGGTGAAAGTTATGGAACAAAGGCCGGTCAGCCTGGTTATTCCCGCGCTGAAAAAAATTCTCTCGGTAAATTAA
- the LivK gene encoding ABC-type branched-chain amino acid transport systems, periplasmic component, with protein sequence MTQNNGRKKILILLAGLILIFCLVTRLAGCFHRSGREDIVIGLAWPFATKNSMLKEGVELAVDEINGRGGIKGKKIRLVEKDDEGTVTGGVNAAQSLVKIPNLVAVIGHRASFVSIAASAIYEEAGVLMLSPASTAPNLTQRGYKLIFRNIPGDDEIARQLALFAAGRGHRRMAVYYSEDSYGLGLANSFEDHAKKAGIKIIDRISYYADQDDLARLAKKWQALDYDGIFVAHYMPDGAEFIADAAKAGITAPFLAGDAMDTPELYKIAGKAAEGTVVGSIFNPGDPRPETRQFIENFSKKYNTAPTPYAAQGYDAVHLLAAAVEESGSTDPRAVAGKLRTFKDRPGAAGTHTFTENGDDVGNLVVKKVIRDGQFNFIN encoded by the coding sequence GTGACTCAAAATAACGGCCGGAAAAAAATATTAATCCTGCTGGCTGGTTTAATATTAATTTTTTGCCTGGTAACTCGCTTGGCGGGCTGTTTTCATAGAAGCGGCCGGGAGGACATTGTCATCGGCCTGGCCTGGCCTTTCGCCACGAAAAACAGCATGCTCAAGGAAGGGGTCGAACTGGCTGTTGACGAGATTAACGGCCGGGGCGGCATTAAAGGCAAAAAAATTCGCCTGGTGGAAAAAGATGATGAAGGTACCGTTACCGGCGGTGTGAACGCGGCCCAATCTTTGGTTAAAATCCCCAACCTGGTGGCTGTAATCGGCCACAGGGCCTCTTTTGTCTCCATCGCGGCTTCGGCAATTTACGAAGAAGCCGGGGTGTTGATGCTGTCCCCGGCTTCGACGGCCCCCAACCTTACCCAAAGAGGGTATAAATTGATTTTTCGCAATATTCCCGGCGACGATGAAATCGCCAGGCAGCTGGCCCTGTTTGCGGCCGGGCGCGGGCACCGCAGGATGGCTGTTTATTATTCGGAAGACTCCTATGGGCTGGGCCTGGCCAATTCCTTTGAAGACCATGCCAAAAAAGCGGGTATAAAAATTATTGATCGTATCTCCTACTACGCTGATCAGGATGATCTGGCAAGACTGGCTAAAAAGTGGCAGGCACTTGATTACGACGGTATATTTGTGGCCCATTACATGCCTGACGGAGCGGAATTCATCGCCGACGCGGCAAAGGCCGGCATCACGGCGCCGTTTCTGGCCGGTGACGCCATGGACACGCCGGAGCTTTACAAAATTGCCGGAAAAGCCGCGGAAGGCACGGTGGTGGGTTCCATTTTCAACCCCGGGGACCCCCGGCCGGAGACAAGACAGTTTATTGAAAATTTTTCTAAAAAATATAACACCGCGCCCACTCCTTACGCGGCTCAGGGCTACGACGCCGTTCACCTGCTGGCCGCGGCCGTTGAAGAATCCGGTTCCACGGACCCGCGGGCTGTAGCCGGGAAACTCCGGACTTTTAAAGACAGGCCCGGGGCGGCGGGCACCCACACCTTCACGGAAAACGGCGATGATGTGGGAAACCTGGTTGTAAAGAAGGTCATTCGCGATGGTCAATTTAATTTCATTAACTGA
- the RpoE gene encoding DNA-directed RNA polymerase specialized sigma subunit, sigma24 homolog, translated as MRTIAMLPDEAELVARAAIEPDAFASVYDHYFPRVYKYMRYRVGNIDEAEELTSQVFERVLTKIGSYRPERGTFAGWLFAIAHNTVVDHMRAKKRNGLVPLEVLGVTASSGMGPEETVICKESREKILAAMSSLTDRERNLIALKFSAGMSNRAIAGIAGLTESNVAVILYRAVRRLRAELDARDVR; from the coding sequence ATGCGAACAATTGCTATGTTACCGGATGAAGCGGAACTGGTTGCCCGCGCTGCAATCGAGCCGGATGCCTTTGCTTCGGTATACGATCACTATTTTCCGCGGGTGTATAAATATATGCGCTACCGCGTCGGCAATATAGACGAGGCGGAAGAGCTCACAAGCCAGGTCTTTGAGCGGGTTCTGACCAAAATCGGCAGCTATCGCCCGGAGCGGGGGACTTTTGCCGGCTGGCTCTTTGCCATCGCTCACAATACCGTAGTCGACCACATGCGCGCTAAAAAGCGAAACGGGCTGGTTCCGCTGGAAGTCCTTGGTGTAACGGCCAGCTCCGGAATGGGGCCGGAAGAAACGGTAATTTGCAAAGAAAGCCGGGAAAAAATTTTGGCGGCCATGTCCAGCCTCACCGACCGGGAGCGGAACCTGATCGCCCTGAAGTTTTCGGCGGGGATGAGCAACCGCGCCATAGCCGGGATAGCAGGTTTGACCGAAAGCAACGTGGCCGTAATCCTGTACCGGGCCGTACGACGGCTGCGGGCGGAGCTGGACGCCAGAGACGTGAGATAA